The DNA window taggtacgcccgtagaatttaattccccaactgccttacgtattagaggagccctattctaaccaaataatgcactaccagggttattttagattagcccgcgtatccccctgacacgattctaatcgtgccagttgtcactattttgaggtaattaaacaattacggatttaatacccCAATTAACAATAGATTacccaatcaattaattatccggatccaagacaaccaattaattaaataaccataagcttagcaatcaaggaatatgcgaataccaataaataaaagaaacagataaaattaaatcgatctcacaattttaggcgatccaaagcctccgttgttccttgactagacaaAGGGATTTAAATCATCCCTTGTCTACTCCTAccgagaagaaaagaaaagcaactaAGAACGAAAGGAAAAGTCATCATCCAATTTGCTTGTTCCTAGTTGCTCCTGGCAGACGCAGGAGCAAAAGCCACTACAGGACGAAATACTAAGGAGAAAAGTTAAAAGAAAAGCTAAACTCCTATAGTGCTTGTTCTCTGCACAATTTATTCTAATTCCTATCCCATGCCTCCTTTCATGTGCGGCGGCTCCTACCAGCAAGAAGAAACCCTTTAGCCGTCCTCCCTTCGCATCATTTACCAAAATGGACATgacatcttcttttccaaaaatgtCCCTGGGCCAAACTCTGTTATTCGGACTCTTTTTCTatcaaattggcacttgttatcatattttcgttctactccctgaaataaatgtgaaatatcaaaaatgagtagaatctagaaattaatccacatcaggtcagataataggggaaattaataataaaataaatgataaaattgcaacctatcaagaGAGTATGGCAAACCAGTTCAAAGCAATCGGACAAGCTAATttctgtgaaattcaactacaTAGGAGTTGCTTTTATGTCATTTTGCATATAATAGTACCAATACTAAATCACTCACAGTACAGTTAGATGAGTATTTGTACGTTAGATAATTATGCGAAAAGCCATCAACGGGTAATGCTACCTGCTCAGAGCAGCTTAGCACAACCAAACAATGATTTGATAGGAAAAATTTTCCACCTAAAAAGTGACTCATGGGCAGAATGAAAATTGACATCAGGAACAGTAGTCTTAGAACTCATGCAACtaccaaggtaaaacaatttCTCTTAATATTTGATAAGTAAAAGGCTTTTTTTTTGTCCTCTTGGTTTAGGGGAGGTGCAAAGGATACAAAATTTTGATATACTATTACTGCATAGTCAACAATCATAAAATGTTCAGGAGGATCAGAGTGGAAGATAGAATACCTCAAAGCAAGAGGAGGAAAGAAACCTGATGGGGACCCTTTTTGCAATTCTGCAGGAAATAAATTATGGACAGGTATCCCCGTTAAGATGAGGATGCAAAGACTGTCACATGCCCTCTGAGCTGTATGCTGTACCCTCTTTAGCTTTAATACGAAGAACACAAGACACACCGACTAAGAAGAATGGCGCCAAACAGTAATAAAAAGAGTTCATCCTGGTGGGACCCCTTTTGCAATTATGCAGGTGTCCCCGTCAAGATGAGGATGCAAAGACTCTCACATGCCCCCTCCTGAGCTGTATGCTGGACCCTCTTTAGCTTTAATACGAAGAATACAAACCACACCAACTAAGAAGAGTCCTCACTAATTACCATGGCTTTTGAGGTGTACTGTGGACTAAGGGTTGTAAAGTTAATAGTCGGGTTTCTACCaactgacaaaaaaaaaaaaaaaaagaagagtggCGCCAAACAGTAACAGAGGACCACTGCTTACCCCAACACTGGTGTTCATTTACAGTCATGTCTAGAAACTTCACTGTTAAACAGGAGGGGAATTGATATAATTAAAAACTATTACAATTTCTCAACCTGTTAATGAAAAGACAAATGTACCTTACAGTTAATTTCAGTTGTCAAGCAAGCTTTTATGACATTAGTCTTTACCCTGCCATGGAGTGGTGAATTGTAGAAATAATTAGTCTTCTTAAGAGTTCAAAGGATGCATGGTTTCTGGGGTTGTACAAGTAATGGCAACTCGAGGTTTTGTTTTAAATATAATAGACATCATTAAAAAGTTAAATTTTTTATCATAGGAGATAGGAAAAGTTGAAGTGCGGAGGAGTTATCATAACTCATAAATGAGGGGCTTATATAATGACACGTATAGATTTTAACCTACTATTTTAGGTTTTTACGAGAACACGATTGTGAACGTTAATTTAGTGCAAccaataatatatttttttatataagttTCATAATTTATGTAATTTACTCTTTAAATAACATATCTTACTAGGtttttagtaaaaaaatatCACTTTTTTCTGAACTTACCAACTTTTATACAAAACTTACCacattttgaaaaagaaaattcccaTAGAGGAGTGGACTGGGGGAAGGGGTGGAGCTTAGAATATATAAACAGGCTTTTAGTATATCTAAACAATTGCAGAAGCCTTGTAGGATATATAAAGCAAGCTAAAATTAATTGCTTAGTTTAGCCATTGGCCACTTGTCATTAGTTAACAACCGCAGCCTTGTTCTCATTAATGGtggaagaaaaatatgagagaACCCACCAAAAAGATATGGGAACCCAACCTTAATGGACAAGTTTAAACTAATAGGTTTCAAACCCTTATTTAAATATTAAGCACTCTTTCTCAAACTCTTCAATCAATGTGGGATACAACTTCCTACCGATGAACCTAATAAGTAGttattttagggataatttcagaaacctcccctgagatttctgacagTTTTACTGGTCTCCTCTgagattttcaaaatatcaatTACCTCCTCTGTCAGATTGATGGGGCCTGATTATTATAGATTATATGGTGAAATGACTTAATTACCCCTATAACAAACGTGATATTTCGTGATTATGTTaactgaattaattaaatcatcATTAAGTGTGCTTAACTGAAATAACGGCCATATGGGTAAGtcatttcagaaacctcccctaattAGTTTTAGGGGAGGTGGTTCATATTTTGAAAACCTTGAGGAAAGTCAGTaagactgtcagaaacctcatcCCTTATCATCACTAATCATACATGGGTAACTGCCCTTTAGTTGCGcacaacggatcttctgtcccacactctGTGCTACTCTCTGTCCCAccttttattatattgctatttctcctacataaacatcacattttagttcttttttgttttcttaagatccaataactattattCTTAATGGCTCTAAATTACTCTAAATTGAAAAGCAATGTTGtatgatattttttttattattcttttaATCAAACATGCAACATTATTTAGATTGTttcttacattaaaaaaattaaagtattGTAAATTTCGAAAACAATGTAATAATACATGGCTCTTAATGTAGATTAATGATCTAATATTAGTGAGCgacattttacaaaaatatgaaagaaaaataattattgtGATTATATTGATTAAATGTTTTAATTTgcgcaaaaagaaaaaaggaaaaagccaACAAATACAAAAGCCATCAAAGTTACCCATAATTATCATATAACCGCTTGACCAAAAAGTCACTATTCATTACCCAACCCTCTCTTTTATTATGTAGATATAAGATGTTTAGATAGATATTATAGATAGATATCAGGgttgcttttttattttttggggaaaaaaaattttgaagataAAGCTCCCTACAATCAGATTCAAGAAACCAATAGGAAAAGTTTGTGGGGCCGGTAGTGGGGATATACACATATGATAGATCCGAATCGACTGACTCCAATGACAATTGCGGGAGAGGAGTGCTGAAGTCATCGGCTGCTGGCTATTTTGTTGCCTATTGccctcaaagttgctgaaaattaCGTTATAATCGCTTGACAAAAAATGGACTGTTCATTGTCCAACTCCCGCTTTTATATAGTTAGATAGATAGATATCTTAGATTATGGGCCTACCAAAACTTTCGGGGATTCTTTGGTCATTCTCTTATTTTTGAGGCTATTGGGTTATTGATTTGTTCCTGCAATACAAAATAGCAGTCGTGCAACACGATTTCCTTCGGAAAAGTAGAGCAGTAGGACAAAGAACAAAAGCAACGCGGTAATACAGCCGGAGCAATGTCCTTATTGAAGGACAATTATTGTGCCAGCAGAAGTGGGACTGCCATTCCCAGCTGTATCAGACAGTCATCTTATCTTCCCCTATAAACTTGCCCTGATGTTCGTTGGAGTTTCCCAACTTTCTCATCATTTTACCTATTGCTGATTCAAGACTTCCCCTATTTCTCTCACCAACTCTCTGCGTGTGATCATCACGTTGGTTTCTCAATTATTCAAACAAAAAGAGGTAAGTAATTTATATTTTCCATCACCCCCTCTTCGGTTCACAGCTATAAAGtatgtctctttttttttttagcagtGTGCAAGCATAAATTACAGTTATGCTTCTGCATAATTTGCCATGATGTTTATGCATATTTTAAGTAGAATATAAGAACAACAAAGTACGGCAATGGCCTTATTTTTAGGCACCATGACTGCACTTCAGATACTTACACAAGGAACccaagttttttgccaagtttatctgctacaagttttttaaaaactttagctacagtaatctcaaaaaagttctcaaaatttttaaactatacacttcaaaatattcaaaaatctacacatttcaaaaattttttaaaaaacttctacagttacagtaaagttttagacaaactccctaaaaactcaccttccaaacAGGGTCAATATCTAAGGGCACGAGGTGAAGATTTCAAGGACGGAGAAAATTTATTACTCTTTTAAATGTTATTGTGGTAGTGTTTCCGTTTGTTGATTTAGTATCTATACTTACTATGCTATTGTCTGTAGTGCACGATACAATTATCATTGGCAATTAGAGGCCCTTGATCCATCTTACATGGCCATCCCGTACCAGTTAACACGACAGTTTGCCCTACCAAAGTAACTCTCTTCTGGTTTTTCCATCGTCTAGAAATTACGGgactaaaatttttttcaagGATTCTTTGCTCCACCAGTCCATTGTTTGGAATATTTTGTTACCTTTTTGAGAGGCTTTTGGTTATTGACTAATAGTAGTCGTGCAACATGATTTCCTTCAGAAAAGTAAAACTGAtgagaaaaagaataaaagtgGTATTTACCATTTCAAGCTATATTAGATAGGCATCTTATCTTCCCCTGTAAATTTGCCTTCACGTTCATTGTTGTTTCTCGCCTTTCTCACCATTTTACCGATTACTAATTCGGGACTTCACTCGTGTAATCTCTTAGGAATTCCCCGTGTCGGATTATCAGCTTGGTTTTTCAATTAATCAATCAAAAACTCAAAAAGAGGTATGTATTTATGTTTTTCatctctctcgctctctctctctcattggTTCAGTTATAAATTATGCTTTTTATGGGCATAAATTACAGCTATACTTTTACATAATCTTCCATGATGTTTATGCATTTTTCAAGTAAAATACAAGAACAACAAAGTGTTGCCATCTCAAAACGGTTTTGTACCTTTCAACAAAATGTAAACACGTTTATTCTGATTAGAAATCGATTTAAACACAATATGCAAATGTAAATCATTTTTTCAACCCCCGCATATACATTGCTAAAATATGTATGTCCACTTAAGTCCTTAGCTAATGGTTCGAAGATGCCGCGGAAAGTCAGAAAGTCTGTCACATAAAGTCAACAGTAAATAATGTAATGATTGAAAAGCAAGAACTATATATCTTTGCTATTGAGAATTTCTTTATCGCATGGGTGCATGGTTACTCAGTACGTAAAGgtaaaaatcaaaaaaaaaaaaaaaaaaagaaagaaaagcaacgATCCGTGGATGCACTTAGCATTTGGTATCATGCAAAAATAttgcttttcttctttgacCGATTCAAGCCCTCTCTCACCATCCCCCGGGTCCTTCTCCAAAGGAGAAACGAATAAAATTAACATCACCCAATCAgtggcggagccagaaaaaattttcagtggGGCAAAAGCAAccttaaaattttttacctacattttttttttagttttttaagggaaaaaaatattcaccaacaactacaaatgatgcatatatttcatgaaaaacatcaaaagacaaattcaaaattattaatgtaatactaattttattttaaaagcaAACTAAACTATTTACAATTGCTCATGAcgaattttcatattttgataacaGTTTACAaccttttcattttatttttcacaaagtatatttttctcaatataagtaactaaataattattcatccaagtgtcttccattttattttgtaatcGATTCTTCATTATATTCATCATTGAAAAACCCTTTCTACAGTAGTTGTAACAACAGATAAAATCAAAGACAATTTTAAAAACATATAAACCAATATATACACAAAACTCTAGGGAGCACACttgaaattacatcaaatttttataGGTATTATAGAAATTTAAGAGGGACAGTGGGGGCCTATAAATCAATAGATACACAAAACTACAGGGAGTACAGTtaaaattatatcaaaattttatGGGGACAGTGGGGGTCCGTGCCCCCAGTGCCTCCGGTGTAAATCCGCCACTGCACCCAATTAATATCTAGAGAGTGGTCTAAGCATGCTAATCTTGAATGATAGTAGAAATTTTTTCGAAAGTTATATTAAAAGAGACAAGATAGACAAGATCAGTGATCCAAGCCTGTATGACCGTGGGGAGGAATCTCTTAGAAGTTATTCTagaatttgtttggattggcctttatttccccaaatatatttacttacatcatcattacaatttctaatacacctttttaccttctcaattacctttttatctcacatataccatatcataaaaagtgctacagtaaaaatatctcaaataacttacaatccaaacaaaacctATGGTAATGATGCCAATAGATAGACCATACGTATGATGTTTGCCATCCCCTGCTATTGACTGTATAATGTTTGCAAAATTGATAGAAGGTATTTTATGGTAATGAAGCGTGTCGTCCATGGCCATCCCCTACTACTGACTGTATGATGTTTGCCGCACCATAGTGACATGATTTGCCTTTAGAAAAGTAAAAGTGATAGGAAATAGAATAATAGTAATGGCTACTATTCCGATTATAATTATTGTTTTGCAAGTGTGGGATTACCATTCCCAGATACATTAAAAGGCATGTTATCTTCTCCTATATATTTGCCTTGATGTTCATTGTAGTTTCTCAACTTTCTCATCATTTTTTCTATTACTAATTCAAGACTTAATTTATTTATCTCTCAGCAATTCTCCGTGTCCAATTATCTTCTTGGTTTTTCaattaatcaaaacaaaaaaaggtaCGTGTTTATATTTTCCATCACCCTCTCTTCGGTTCAGCTGCGTATGTTTTTTATAGGCGTGCAAGCATAAATTACAGTCATACTTCTACATAATCTGCCATGATATTTGTGCATATCTTGAGTAAAATATAAGAACAACAAAGTACAGTTATGGCCTTATTTTCTAGGCACCTAGACATCACTTCTGGTCCTCTGTCAAATCTTCCTGTTTATGGCATCAAAAATATCAAAGACTCCAACAAGCTCCCAAACCTATGAGTGTCTTGGTGACACATTAATTTCATAATATTAATTCACGGATATGTCTTCGATCATATCAGCAAACATTTAATGCCTCGATGCAGAAGTTTAATTGCATGGTGTAAATATCAAGTTGTGTAACTTAACTAGCATGGCTCCCTCccaattattattttttttttttcgaaacgatAATTGATTGTATTGCTTGACAAAAGATATACTTGTAATAAATAGCAGGCATTGGATGTTTCTCAAGGAAGTAAGTGAAGTACCTTTAAACAAAATGGTATTAAATTTTTGTGTAAAATACAGAAAACTCCCATATGATTTAATATATGCACACTTTAGTTCCTTGTGGGTTGGACACCTACAATTCAACTTCTCGTGGTTGTAATTAAAGTGAGACTATTAGATTTTCCATTAGACTTAAAATGTTAAACCTAGTCCTTGTTTGGCAAGCAAGTTTTTGATCAAGTTTGTCTGATATTaggttttttaacaactttagttatggtaacctcaaaaaactttaaaaaatttttaaactatacacttcaaaatgttcaaaaatttacacatttcaaaaaaattttttacaatttttacagtaagttacagtgaaattttaaataaataccCAAAAAATACACTTGTCAAATGGAACCCTAGATTGTCAACcttttaaataaaattattacAAAATCACCATTAAACTAAGGTTTGACATAATGTTCTAAACAAAATTTGATGCCAAAGTATACCTGTAGAAAAttttaagataaaaataaaattttaggaaaaaaaatgtttataGTTGTAGTCAACATAAAGAAAAGTATATAACACTTTCCAAAAATAAGATAATTAATTCTGAGAAAACTTAAAAGACCGGATTTGAGGTTTTATTTTTGCCGGACAAATGAAAGTTTCGTAAAACCGCGCGTAGGATGCCGCGagtaatttttattttagtgaCTATTTCTTCAATCTTTTTGATTTTCGGGTTGGTGAATTGAGCCTGATGTCATGTGTATATCGTGGCCTGATCTTTGCTGTTGGTTGGGTAGTTGATGACTATTTTAAATCTCATCCTTCAACTTATCCGAAATAGAAAGGTCTCCAAAATGCGATCCCAAAGAGAAGAGTTGCGTATGACAATTACTAGGGAACATTTATTATCCAAAGACATTATTTGGTGGCTAATGACGTATTCTTTACATTTTAATCGATGTCTATTTGAGAGGAATTGAAGACAATTTCTTGGAATCGTAGTTTTCTTCATGGGGTTGTAGCTTTTAAAAAGACAAAAAGACTTGTTGCGAAAACAATTATTATctcataattattttttttttaaaaaaaatacaatgtGTCAAAAAAAATACAATGTGTCATGCACAAGTACCAAATTCCCGTGCCTGCACCTTACACCGGCTTATTACACATAAGCACAATAACAATACTATATATAAGTGTTTGTTATTTAAGTTTAAAATACTATCTAGAAGCTTTGGTGGCGGTCACCACGATGATTGTGCACCAAACCTTAAGAAAGTTAAAGTGGTAGAGAGTGAGGGCCTTGAATAGCTTTTTACCTAACATGCACACTTAACTATAcatctttagtttattttatgtTGGTGCTATCTTACATCTTTCTATATATAAAGCATGAGGAGGAAATTTGGTATTAGAATTTTGTGTCATCTTTTTGGTTTTTTAATTTTACCTCACAAAAGTAAAGATTTACTAAAGACAACCACATAAGTTTAGTAATTTTTAATAACTTCCACTTCCAATAACTtctactcttttttttgtttgcctaaaaaaattcataatttctttttgtttttgccaAAAATAATTCTAATGATTTCTATTGGTTTTAATAAAAACAACTTAAATTTTTCCCCTTAATGTGCACAACCTTAAGATGTTCTTTTCCCACTATTACAAATAAAAGAGTGTACTGAGTAGTATTTGGATTTAGACCAACGAACCATGTAGATAATGTATTTAAATACACATAATAGATTTGAGATATACATAATGTGAAGAACTTGTTCATTGCTTTACAAAATGTTGCCAGAAACGACCGGTGATTTCTACAGTATACACGTGTTAATTTGACTAAAAGAACTCATTGTTAATTCTTTGATTCAAATGGAGAAGTCAATTAGATTTCCATGTCTAATCTCCCTTTAGATTTCTAAATTCTAAAATAATCTATGAGTTGGTGAGAAAAGTTTATAAGTTACTTTTTTCCAGAAACATTTCATTGAATTCAATTCAATgcctaacattttttttccttctttgtaCTTCTACTCTTACGAGATTATTATTACCTTAATTATGTATCCTTGAatctttttcatatttttttatgCAATTTATTAGATTCCTTTTTCTATATCTTTCAAATAACACAATAATAGAAATTTGAACAGAATTTTACAATAATGGCCATCCAAGAAATTGCCAATTCAATTTTGGGAACAATTGCAGAGAAGTGTATCGATCCAATTTTGCGTCAATTTCGGTACTTAATTTTCTGCAAAAGCAATGTTAAAAGTCTGAGCGATAGCATCAAAAAACTTGAGCTAAAGGAAACTGAGGTGCAACAATTGGTACGTCAAGCAAAAGACAATGCCGAAGAAATTAAAGCAACTGTTGTTGATTGGCTGAAACAAGTTGAGGATGCAAAGAAAGATGCACATACTATTTCTGAGGGTATGGAGACTGCTGAGGTGAATTGCTTTAATATTGTCGGGCTTCCAAATTTGAAGTCATGCTATTTGCTAGGCCGACGTGCGGTGAAAAGAACAAGTGTTGTTGAAAAACTCTTAGGAGAGGGCCAATTTGATGAAGTTGGAAACCTTCCTCCATTGGGGAAAATGCCTTTAAGTGAATTGACCCCATCCTTTGAGGAAGGCCTAGTTTCTAGGATGTCAACAAAGAAGCAAGTGATGGAAGCTTTAAAGCAGGAGAAAACTAGCCTATTGGTGATTTGTGGCATGGCCGGCGTAGGCAAGACTACTTTGGTCAAACAAATTGCTGACCAGGTTAAGTTAGAGAAATTGTTTGATGAAGTTGCCTTTGCAACTGTGTCTCAAAGTCCAGACATGAGAAATGTCCAAGATCAACTTGCTGAGCAGTTAGGGATGGAGATAACACAGCAAACTGATCTGCCAAGAGCTGAAAGATTGTATACGAGACTAATCAATAGTGACAAGATAACTCTTGTTATATTGGATGACATTTGGAAAGAGCTTGATCTTAAGAGTCTAGGAATTCCTGTCAAAGGTGAATGCAAGAGCTTAAAAGTCATACTGACATCTCGGTTATTAAATGTTTGTAGGGGCATgggagctgaaatttttgaggtGAATATCTTGCCTAAAGAAGAAGCATGGCATCTTTTCAAAAATGATGCAGAAATTTCTGATGATTCTGCTTTGAGTGGTGTTGCAAAGCAGGTTGCAGAGGAATGCAAAGGTCTACCTCTTGCAATCGTTGTTGTTGCCGGGGCATTAAAGAGCAATCATACTCTAGATGACTGGGAACAAGACCTTGAACAACTAAAAAAGTACACAATTAGAGACATAGACGGAGTTAAAGATTTAGTGTTTTCAACAATTAAGTTTAGCTATGACTATTTAAAAAGCGATGAAGCTAAGTCACTACTTTTGCTTTGCAGTTTGTTTCCAGAGGATTATAGTATTCCAATCGAATGTTTGGTTAGGTATGGTGAAGGGCTAGAATTGTTCAAAAATAGATGGACGTTAAAAGATGTAAGATACTGGGTAGGCAAGCTTATTGGTCACCTGAAAAGCTCCTATTTGTTGCTAAATGATAGTGAAAAAGAAGACTCTGTAAAATTGCACGATGTCGTGCGAGATGTGTGCTTGTCAATTGCATCAGAAGGCGAGCATGAGTTCTTAGTGAGCAATTCTGGAGTAGGAGAAAAGAATTCTTACACGGCGATTTCGCTAGTATCGCAACATTCCAATCATGATCTACTTCCATTTTGCAAGGAATATCCAAGGCTTAGGCTGTTGCGCTTGGTACTCCAACCAGGAGAACTCAACCTACCAGAAGACTCTTTCATACGAATGAAAGCTCTCTGGGTCATGGAATTAAACCACTCGCAAATTGAATTTCCACTGTCATGGCCTGGCCAAATGCTAAGGAGCCTTCGGACACTGTACCTGGATTATTGTGTATTGGGCACTGGAATGTCGTCAATGCTGGGACACATGATGCAATTGGAAACTTTGAGCGTCTTTCAATCCAAAATTCTGGATGATCGGTTTCCAGCTGAAATCGGTCAGTTGAGTAATTtaaagttgttggatttgagggTTGAAAGTAGCCTCCATCCCTTGCCTAGTGGTATCTTGTCAAGCTTGAAGAAACTAGAAGAATTGTATTTGGGATCTCATTATCAGCTGCGGCTAGGGAAAgatggaaaagaagaaagaggatGCCTAAAAGAGATCTCATCAATCTCTAACCTTGCATGTCTCCAAATTGTTTTATATGACCTTAACATCTTACTTCTATCTTTGCAAGGATTTGATACTCAGAGGTTGTCAAGATTTCACATTGCAGTAGCTGATTACAGTAAAAGAGAAGCACTGACAAATGTCATCAAAAACTATCAATTTCGGAAAAGCTTTGAGCTTCATTTGTTAGATCAGGATGATGAAGAGTTGAACCAAGTGTTTGATCCTAATGTTACTAGCATTGTCAAGAGAACCGAGAATCTCACTTTGGATCTTGGTAGATCATCATGCTTGAGGAATCTTGTGCCTGGCTTGTGTGCAGACGGGTTCATCTATTTGAAAAAGCTTTATCTGTATAGAGGACAACATGAATGCCTTATTGATTCTACCGCCAACCTTGTTGCTGGATCTGTTTTTGCAAATTTGGTTTCCATGACGTTAACACATTTGGAGTTGAAAGAAATATGTAAGGGAGTTCTTCCACCTCGATGCGTCAGCTTCGGTCAAGTTCAAGAGGTGAGACTTGAATTTATAGATGCTTTAAAGTACTTGTGGAAGGGACCAGTCGAACATTCATCGCTTTGCAACCTCAGATCTATTCAGGTACTGCTTTGTGATCAAATTATGACTCTCTTCTCACAATCGACACTGAAATGTCTAGTGAAACTCCAAAACATAAGCGTATCTGGTTGTAAAAATTTGGAGACAATTGTTCTGAGGGAGGAAAGTCTGACAGAGGAAGAGCTTGAACtgttagggtggttatctaaatttaaccattggtgaaaaccatcacctattgaacccaagatctatatggcgattattaagaaataaattaacaagaaaattgcggaagcgtacctgaatccatattgataaccttgatacttgaatccctagagatttggggtggccttccagatcaacaggtattcaccgatcctttgagagaggcctttagtttctctctggtatctttcctgacgatgggatatcagggaaggggtattttgtggtatta is part of the Coffea eugenioides isolate CCC68of chromosome 6, Ceug_1.0, whole genome shotgun sequence genome and encodes:
- the LOC113772940 gene encoding disease resistance protein At4g27190-like, whose product is MAIQEIANSILGTIAEKCIDPILRQFRYLIFCKSNVKSLSDSIKKLELKETEVQQLVRQAKDNAEEIKATVVDWLKQVEDAKKDAHTISEGMETAEVNCFNIVGLPNLKSCYLLGRRAVKRTSVVEKLLGEGQFDEVGNLPPLGKMPLSELTPSFEEGLVSRMSTKKQVMEALKQEKTSLLVICGMAGVGKTTLVKQIADQVKLEKLFDEVAFATVSQSPDMRNVQDQLAEQLGMEITQQTDLPRAERLYTRLINSDKITLVILDDIWKELDLKSLGIPVKGECKSLKVILTSRLLNVCRGMGAEIFEVNILPKEEAWHLFKNDAEISDDSALSGVAKQVAEECKGLPLAIVVVAGALKSNHTLDDWEQDLEQLKKYTIRDIDGVKDLVFSTIKFSYDYLKSDEAKSLLLLCSLFPEDYSIPIECLVRYGEGLELFKNRWTLKDVRYWVGKLIGHLKSSYLLLNDSEKEDSVKLHDVVRDVCLSIASEGEHEFLVSNSGVGEKNSYTAISLVSQHSNHDLLPFCKEYPRLRLLRLVLQPGELNLPEDSFIRMKALWVMELNHSQIEFPLSWPGQMLRSLRTLYLDYCVLGTGMSSMLGHMMQLETLSVFQSKILDDRFPAEIGQLSNLKLLDLRVESSLHPLPSGILSSLKKLEELYLGSHYQLRLGKDGKEERGCLKEISSISNLACLQIVLYDLNILLLSLQGFDTQRLSRFHIAVADYSKREALTNVIKNYQFRKSFELHLLDQDDEELNQVFDPNVTSIVKRTENLTLDLGRSSCLRNLVPGLCADGFIYLKKLYLYRGQHECLIDSTANLVAGSVFANLVSMTLTHLELKEICKGVLPPRCVSFGQVQEVRLEFIDALKYLWKGPVEHSSLCNLRSIQVLLCDQIMTLFSQSTLKCLVKLQNISVSGCKNLETIVLREESLTEEELELPQLKVLTLSGTNFIGFGSKDDKAVAFIDQVSLPCLEVLEIIDPGDGPEHLIGGKRPSGSLDNLKSVRLGGCDSIRCIAKADTVTLLQNLQALRTLNCHGMESLVDFEGLKVRNTPSEKTLEILPKLESLDLRGCLRLTHIWRNFPKGVRVFQNLRSLYVYKCPLNCLFHPPSVADMLISLEVLTVDKCSEMHEVIGEEDEEVSQEDNAQHHDVGKRREISLGRTSKEFVFPRLTSLQLKALENLQSFSGSHREDYEFKFPLLTELIIVSCPKLKKFCSGKLNAPLLKKVQTVPSDIENFEDRRFKGSGDLSFVNLKMT